In Chryseobacterium geocarposphaerae, the following are encoded in one genomic region:
- a CDS encoding M20/M25/M40 family metallo-hydrolase produces MKKILLLLLAVLVILVIFLIIRTLTYPFKKNEASVEKAWNPVRNDIAVQHLSGGIRIPTVSTGELGDFDYAPFEKFKNYLKESYPLVYQNTENYEINTYALVFKIKGKNSSLAPILFLSHIDVVPPGDADVVNKNENVSQLNDKPAPRVSKVAKDWEYGPFSGAIANGKIYGRGTLDMKGMLFSLMESANNIIENKIIPERDIYLAFGFDEEVGGKKGATQIAAHFNKLGLKFDAVYDEGGLILEKGNVAGINNDVAVVGCAEKGFLSAKIKVKGLGGHSSMPPTESAIGKAAIIMQRLEKNQMKPMITPSMQEFFNNIGGGMPFVNRMAIANTWLLKPVLLSQLTKNNTTNALVRTTTALTMMKGSDGTNVLSPEVEFVVNFRLLPGNTVKDVKQHIAKATDGFDVEVEEIDNTREASAVSSTNTRAYKMIQEGVKQIYPEAVVTPYLTVGGTDAYKYQRVSDHIYRFMPIKINGFEQQSIHSTNEYISIENYLRMIHYFEFIMKNYDK; encoded by the coding sequence ATGAAAAAAATACTATTACTTCTCTTAGCCGTACTTGTAATCTTAGTTATTTTCCTAATAATAAGAACCCTCACTTATCCATTTAAAAAAAATGAAGCTTCTGTTGAAAAAGCCTGGAATCCTGTACGTAATGATATTGCAGTTCAGCATCTGTCGGGAGGAATACGAATACCTACAGTTTCTACAGGGGAATTAGGTGATTTTGATTATGCCCCGTTTGAAAAATTTAAGAACTACTTAAAAGAATCTTATCCTTTGGTGTATCAAAATACTGAAAACTATGAAATTAATACATATGCATTGGTATTTAAAATAAAAGGGAAAAATAGTTCTTTGGCTCCGATATTATTTTTATCACATATTGATGTTGTTCCTCCGGGTGATGCGGATGTGGTCAATAAGAATGAAAATGTCAGTCAACTTAATGATAAACCTGCACCACGTGTTTCAAAAGTGGCAAAAGATTGGGAATATGGCCCGTTTTCAGGAGCAATCGCCAATGGTAAAATTTATGGAAGGGGAACTCTGGATATGAAAGGGATGCTTTTCTCTTTAATGGAATCTGCAAATAATATCATTGAAAATAAAATAATACCTGAAAGGGATATTTATCTGGCTTTTGGCTTTGATGAAGAAGTTGGAGGGAAAAAAGGAGCCACGCAGATTGCCGCACACTTTAATAAGCTAGGTTTAAAATTTGATGCCGTTTATGATGAAGGAGGTCTCATTTTAGAAAAAGGAAATGTCGCAGGAATCAACAATGATGTTGCCGTTGTGGGATGTGCGGAAAAAGGATTTCTTTCAGCCAAAATAAAAGTAAAGGGATTGGGGGGACATTCTTCTATGCCACCAACAGAAAGTGCAATTGGTAAAGCTGCGATCATTATGCAGCGGCTTGAAAAAAATCAGATGAAGCCTATGATTACCCCTTCAATGCAGGAGTTTTTTAATAATATAGGAGGTGGAATGCCATTTGTAAACAGAATGGCTATTGCAAATACATGGCTGCTGAAACCGGTATTACTCTCACAGCTTACAAAAAATAACACGACAAATGCTTTGGTAAGAACGACTACAGCACTTACGATGATGAAGGGAAGTGACGGAACGAATGTTCTTTCTCCTGAAGTGGAATTTGTGGTTAATTTTAGATTGCTTCCCGGAAATACCGTTAAAGATGTTAAGCAGCATATTGCCAAAGCTACTGATGGTTTTGATGTGGAAGTGGAAGAAATTGACAATACCCGTGAAGCTTCTGCAGTTTCATCAACAAATACCCGGGCTTATAAAATGATTCAGGAGGGTGTGAAACAAATTTATCCTGAGGCTGTAGTGACTCCTTACCTTACAGTAGGAGGTACAGATGCGTACAAATATCAGAGAGTTAGTGACCATATTTATCGGTTTATGCCCATTAAGATTAATGGTTTTGAACAGCAAAGTATTCACAGTACCAATGAATATATCAGTATTGAAAACTATCTTAGAATGATTCACTACTTTGAATTCATTATGAAGAACTACGATAAATAA
- a CDS encoding efflux RND transporter periplasmic adaptor subunit produces the protein MKRVVASIALSSLLLFTGCNKKKEEKEEAAVYPVTTPVVMDTVIDKEYVAQIRSVKNIEVRAQEKGFLEKIFVDEGQFVHQGQTLFRIMPKLYQAELLKAQAEVAQATIELKNASTLASNNIVSKNERAMAKAKLDAANAEAKLAQIHLSFTDIKAPFSGIIDRIPLKLGSLVDEGDLLTSLSDNNDVYTYFNVSEPEYLSYQTNAASRGSNQVSLVMANGDIFPQKGEVQTIEGEFDSETGNIAFRAKFPNPAKLLRNGETGKVRMTLPLKNALIIPQKATYEIQDQKYVFVVDKNGVAKSRNIKVAYELPDVYVVGSGLSTGDRILLEGVQKVKDDQKVQVKAQDPKKVLQSLKLKAE, from the coding sequence ATTAAAAGAGTTGTCGCAAGCATTGCGCTAAGCAGTCTTTTATTGTTCACAGGTTGTAACAAGAAAAAAGAAGAAAAAGAAGAAGCTGCAGTTTATCCCGTAACCACTCCGGTAGTGATGGATACGGTGATTGACAAAGAATATGTGGCTCAGATCAGATCTGTAAAGAACATCGAAGTTCGTGCACAGGAGAAAGGCTTCCTGGAGAAGATTTTCGTAGACGAGGGTCAGTTTGTTCATCAGGGTCAGACATTATTCAGAATAATGCCGAAGTTATATCAGGCAGAGTTGCTGAAGGCCCAGGCAGAAGTTGCCCAGGCTACGATTGAACTGAAAAATGCAAGTACATTAGCCAGCAACAACATCGTTTCCAAAAACGAAAGAGCAATGGCAAAAGCTAAATTGGATGCGGCAAATGCAGAAGCTAAATTGGCACAGATACACTTATCATTTACAGACATTAAAGCTCCGTTTTCAGGGATTATCGACAGAATTCCTTTGAAACTTGGAAGTTTGGTAGATGAAGGGGACTTGCTGACCTCTCTTTCTGATAACAATGATGTTTATACGTATTTCAACGTTTCAGAACCGGAATACCTTTCTTATCAGACCAATGCAGCATCAAGAGGAAGCAATCAGGTTTCCTTGGTGATGGCAAACGGAGATATTTTTCCACAAAAAGGAGAAGTTCAGACCATTGAAGGGGAATTTGATAGTGAAACAGGAAATATTGCGTTCAGAGCTAAGTTCCCAAACCCGGCAAAATTATTGAGAAACGGAGAAACAGGAAAGGTAAGAATGACTTTGCCATTGAAAAACGCTTTAATTATTCCTCAGAAAGCAACCTACGAAATTCAGGATCAGAAATATGTTTTTGTAGTGGATAAAAACGGAGTGGCAAAATCCAGAAATATTAAGGTGGCTTATGAGCTTCCGGACGTTTATGTTGTGGGTTCTGGATTATCAACAGGTGACAGAATCTTGTTGGAGGGAGTTCAAAAAGTGAAAGACGATCAGAAAGTTCAAGTTAAAGCTCAGGATCCGAAAAAAGTTCTTCAATCATTGAAATTAAAAGCAGAGTAG
- a CDS encoding efflux RND transporter permease subunit — MFKKFIRRPVLSIVISLIIVFMGVLSLVKLPVTQFPSISPPKVNITAEYPGANNELLIKSVVIPLERGLNGVPGMKYMTSDAGNDGEASIQVVFDLGTDPNVAAVNVQNRVSSVVNKLPPLVVREGVKITREEPNMLMYINLYSDDPKADQKFLFNYADINVMSELRRVSGVGFADILGTREYAMRIWLKPDRLTAYSISADEVMEALNQQSLEASPGKTGESSGKRSQSFEYILKYPGRFNNEKDYGNIILKAKPDGEFIRLKDVADIEFGSSMYDIYSTLNGKPSAAITVKQSYGSNASDVIKNVKSLMAELQKTTFPKGMHYDISYDVSRFLDASIEKVVHTLFEAFVLVAIVVFLFLGDWRSTLIPALAVPVSLVGTFAVMSAFGITLNMISLFALVMAIGVVVDDAIVVIEAVHAKMEEKHLSPLKATEEAMHEISGAIIAITLVMASVFIPIAFMSGPVGVFYRQFSITMASAIILSGVVALTLTPALCALILKNNHGKPKKRTPITIFLDKFNGLFTKGANKYEGMLNKTVKKKTITLPLLLAFCAATFFLSNSLPSGFIPAEDQGMIYAIIQTPPGSTLERTNQIAKELLRESEDIDGVQSVSSLAGYEILTEGTGSNSGTCLINLKSWEDRKESAAEIIEKLEEKAKNIPGANIEFFQPPSIPGYGAAGGFELRLLDKAGSGDYHKMEQVSNDFVKELKKRPELGSAFTFYSASFPQYMLRVDNDLAEQKGVTIENAMDNLSTLIGSNYETSFIRFDRPYKVIVQAGPQYRALPTDLLKLYVKNDKDQMVPYSDFMHLEKVYGLSEITRHNMYNSSEVSGTPAPGYSSGQAIAAIKEVADKTLPRGFGIDWAGISKDEVSRGNEAIFIFLVCLGFVYLILSAQYESFILPLPVILSLPTGIFGAFLCLKLLGLENNIYAQVAMVMLIGLLGKNAVLIVEFAVQKKAEEGIPVAQAAIEGAAIRFRPILMTSFAFIAGLIPLVMATGPGAIGNRTIGTAAAGGMLIGTIFGLMIIPGLYYIFGTIAEKSRLARYEEENPLTEQTEPYQHDDKHEDL, encoded by the coding sequence ATGTTTAAGAAATTCATTCGCAGACCTGTTCTGTCTATCGTAATCTCTTTGATTATCGTATTTATGGGAGTCTTGTCTTTGGTAAAACTTCCAGTGACACAGTTTCCGTCCATTTCACCGCCAAAAGTAAACATCACCGCAGAATATCCGGGAGCCAACAACGAATTGTTGATCAAATCTGTGGTTATTCCGTTGGAAAGAGGTTTAAATGGGGTGCCGGGAATGAAATATATGACTTCCGATGCCGGAAATGACGGGGAAGCTTCTATTCAGGTGGTTTTCGACTTGGGAACAGACCCGAACGTGGCAGCCGTAAACGTGCAAAACCGTGTATCTTCGGTGGTTAATAAATTGCCACCACTGGTAGTTCGTGAAGGGGTGAAAATTACCCGTGAAGAGCCTAACATGTTGATGTACATAAACTTGTATAGTGATGATCCTAAAGCTGACCAGAAATTCCTTTTCAACTATGCAGATATCAACGTGATGTCCGAATTGAGAAGGGTAAGCGGAGTTGGTTTTGCGGATATCCTGGGAACAAGAGAATATGCAATGCGTATCTGGCTTAAGCCTGACAGATTAACAGCTTACAGCATTTCGGCAGACGAAGTAATGGAAGCGTTGAATCAGCAGAGTTTGGAAGCATCTCCTGGTAAGACGGGGGAAAGTTCCGGAAAGCGTTCGCAGTCATTTGAATATATTTTAAAATATCCGGGCCGTTTCAATAATGAAAAAGATTACGGGAATATCATTCTTAAAGCGAAACCTGACGGAGAATTTATCAGATTAAAAGATGTTGCGGATATCGAATTCGGTTCCTCGATGTACGATATTTATTCTACGTTGAACGGGAAACCTTCTGCGGCAATAACGGTAAAACAATCGTACGGTTCCAACGCAAGTGACGTTATCAAAAACGTAAAATCTTTGATGGCAGAATTGCAGAAAACCACCTTCCCGAAAGGAATGCATTACGACATCAGTTATGACGTATCAAGATTCCTGGATGCATCGATTGAAAAGGTCGTTCACACGTTATTTGAAGCCTTCGTTTTGGTGGCAATCGTGGTATTCTTATTCTTGGGAGACTGGCGTTCAACACTAATTCCGGCTTTAGCGGTTCCGGTTTCGTTAGTAGGAACATTCGCTGTAATGTCCGCTTTCGGAATTACATTAAACATGATTTCGCTCTTTGCCCTTGTAATGGCGATCGGGGTTGTGGTGGATGACGCGATTGTGGTCATTGAAGCCGTTCACGCCAAGATGGAAGAGAAACATTTATCTCCTTTAAAGGCGACGGAAGAAGCAATGCATGAAATCAGCGGGGCGATTATCGCGATCACTTTGGTAATGGCATCCGTATTTATTCCGATTGCATTTATGTCCGGTCCGGTTGGGGTTTTCTATCGTCAGTTCTCCATTACAATGGCTTCAGCAATTATCCTTTCAGGGGTTGTAGCTTTGACACTGACTCCGGCTTTATGTGCTTTAATTCTGAAAAATAATCACGGAAAACCTAAGAAAAGAACACCAATTACTATTTTCTTAGATAAGTTCAACGGTCTATTTACAAAAGGTGCGAATAAATATGAAGGAATGTTGAATAAAACGGTGAAGAAGAAAACAATCACTTTACCATTATTATTGGCATTCTGTGCTGCGACATTCTTCCTGAGCAATTCATTGCCGTCAGGGTTTATTCCTGCGGAAGATCAGGGGATGATCTATGCGATTATCCAGACGCCACCGGGTTCAACATTAGAAAGAACCAATCAGATTGCAAAGGAATTATTGAGAGAATCTGAAGATATTGATGGGGTACAGTCCGTTTCTTCATTAGCAGGTTATGAAATCCTGACGGAAGGTACAGGTTCCAACTCCGGTACTTGTCTGATTAACTTAAAAAGCTGGGAAGATCGTAAAGAATCTGCCGCAGAGATCATTGAAAAGCTTGAAGAAAAAGCTAAAAATATTCCCGGTGCGAATATAGAATTCTTCCAGCCGCCATCAATTCCGGGTTATGGTGCTGCAGGTGGTTTCGAGCTTCGTCTTTTGGATAAAGCGGGAAGTGGAGATTATCACAAAATGGAGCAGGTAAGTAACGATTTTGTAAAGGAACTGAAAAAACGTCCTGAATTGGGATCTGCATTTACATTCTATTCTGCGAGTTTCCCTCAGTATATGCTGAGAGTAGATAACGATCTTGCCGAGCAAAAAGGAGTAACGATCGAAAATGCGATGGACAATTTATCAACTTTAATTGGTTCCAACTATGAGACGAGTTTCATCCGTTTCGACAGACCCTATAAGGTAATTGTTCAGGCAGGTCCTCAATATCGCGCATTACCGACGGATTTGTTGAAATTGTATGTGAAAAACGATAAAGATCAGATGGTTCCGTATTCGGACTTCATGCATTTGGAAAAAGTGTATGGTTTATCAGAGATCACAAGACATAATATGTATAACTCTTCCGAGGTAAGTGGAACTCCTGCTCCGGGGTACAGTTCCGGGCAGGCGATTGCAGCCATCAAAGAAGTGGCGGATAAAACACTTCCGAGAGGTTTCGGGATCGACTGGGCAGGGATTTCCAAGGATGAGGTAAGCCGTGGAAACGAAGCGATTTTCATTTTCTTAGTCTGTTTAGGATTCGTTTATCTGATTCTTTCTGCACAGTATGAAAGTTTCATTCTTCCGCTGCCGGTAATTTTATCATTGCCGACGGGTATTTTCGGAGCTTTCCTATGTTTGAAATTATTAGGGTTAGAAAACAATATTTATGCTCAGGTAGCCATGGTCATGTTGATTGGTCTTTTGGGTAAAAATGCCGTATTGATCGTAGAATTTGCTGTTCAGAAAAAGGCAGAAGAGGGAATTCCGGTTGCGCAGGCTGCCATTGAAGGAGCAGCGATCCGTTTCCGTCCGATTTTGATGACATCATTTGCGTTCATTGCAGGTTTGATTCCTTTGGTAATGGCTACCGGACCGGGTGCGATTGGTAACCGAACCATCGGTACAGCCGCAGCAGGAGGGATGCTGATCGGAACTATTTTCGGATTAATGATCATTCCTGGATTGTATTACATCTTCGGAACGATCGCCGAGAAATCCAGATTGGCCAGATATGAAGAAGAAAATCCTTTAACAGAACAAACAGAACCGTACCAACACGATGACAAACATGAAGATTTATAA
- a CDS encoding TolC family protein gives MKIYNKYIAAIALSLVLASCKAPMATVIKDEVKENVPQSFSQEDQGDANNNSGTTPWRQFFTDPNLVALIETALKNNQELMITLQEIEIAKSGVLAKKGRLTPTVTAGVGAGLKKSGRYTSEGAGDATTEIEPGKEMPDPLGNFEGGLTANWEIDIWKKLRTEKESAVAHYLSTVEGKNFVLSNLIEEVADNYYELLALDNQLDIIQQYIKLQQKALEISKIQKEAAAATELAVKKFEAELAKSKATEYTIRQQITEKENEINALCGRFPQPIVRTKEDFMTTIPQTVYTGIPSQLLANRPDIKQAELELKSSKLDVEAARKEFYPSLEISATLGLEAFKPSYLVKMPESIAYNLAGELAGPLINKSAIKANFQTADAKQIQALYEYDKTILNAYLDVANLMSKVKNIDQYYKLKSEETQALEKSIDIANQLFRNSRADYLEVLLNQRDALDAKMELVEAKQKQLSTVVDIYKSLGGGWK, from the coding sequence ATGAAGATTTATAATAAATATATAGCAGCCATCGCCTTATCACTTGTTTTAGCAAGTTGTAAGGCGCCAATGGCGACCGTGATAAAAGACGAGGTAAAGGAAAATGTACCTCAGAGCTTTAGTCAGGAAGATCAGGGTGACGCGAACAATAATAGCGGAACAACACCTTGGAGACAATTTTTTACTGATCCGAATTTAGTTGCTTTAATAGAAACTGCACTAAAGAATAATCAGGAGCTGATGATCACTTTGCAGGAAATTGAGATCGCAAAAAGTGGTGTTTTAGCTAAAAAAGGAAGATTAACGCCAACTGTAACCGCCGGAGTGGGGGCAGGACTAAAAAAATCTGGACGCTATACAAGTGAAGGAGCAGGTGACGCAACTACGGAAATCGAGCCAGGAAAAGAAATGCCGGATCCGCTTGGAAATTTTGAAGGCGGTTTGACGGCCAACTGGGAAATTGATATCTGGAAAAAATTAAGAACAGAAAAAGAGTCTGCCGTGGCACATTATCTTTCGACGGTGGAAGGAAAGAATTTTGTCCTTTCCAACCTGATCGAAGAAGTTGCTGATAATTATTATGAATTGCTTGCTTTGGATAATCAGCTGGATATTATTCAGCAATATATCAAGCTTCAGCAAAAAGCTCTGGAAATTTCAAAAATTCAGAAAGAAGCTGCGGCGGCAACTGAATTAGCGGTAAAAAAATTCGAAGCTGAACTGGCAAAATCCAAAGCGACAGAATATACGATCCGTCAGCAAATTACGGAAAAAGAGAATGAAATCAATGCGCTTTGCGGTCGTTTTCCACAACCGATTGTAAGAACGAAGGAAGATTTTATGACTACGATTCCGCAAACGGTGTATACGGGAATTCCGTCACAGTTATTGGCCAACCGTCCTGATATCAAACAAGCAGAATTGGAATTGAAATCATCAAAATTAGATGTGGAAGCAGCAAGAAAAGAGTTCTATCCTTCATTGGAAATATCGGCAACATTAGGTTTAGAAGCATTTAAACCTTCTTATCTGGTGAAAATGCCGGAATCAATTGCTTACAATTTAGCAGGTGAGTTAGCCGGACCACTTATTAATAAAAGTGCAATTAAAGCTAATTTTCAGACTGCGGATGCTAAACAGATTCAGGCTTTGTACGAATATGATAAAACGATTCTGAACGCTTATTTGGATGTGGCTAATTTGATGTCGAAAGTGAAAAATATTGATCAGTATTATAAACTGAAGTCTGAAGAAACACAGGCTTTGGAGAAATCAATAGATATTGCTAATCAGTTATTTAGGAATTCAAGAGCGGATTATCTGGAAGTTCTTCTGAACCAGAGAGATGCATTGGATGCAAAAATGGAGCTGGTTGAAGCAAAACAGAAACAGCTGAGTACAGTTGTAGATATTTACAAAAGCTTAGGCGGAGGCTGGAAGTGA
- a CDS encoding META domain-containing protein, with amino-acid sequence MKNLHNYIIIFILSIFLFSCNTAKQSSKNDITGKTWKLTELNGKPIQLKNPKNNPYFKLNTSDMRYEGHAGCNGIGGTFEIKQDIMRIKFNQGMSTMMACEDLETEQLFSKALLAADNYSVNGNTLTLNKARMAPLAKFVLSN; translated from the coding sequence ATGAAAAATCTACACAACTACATTATTATTTTCATCTTATCAATATTTCTTTTTTCTTGTAATACTGCAAAGCAGTCATCTAAAAATGATATTACAGGAAAAACATGGAAACTTACCGAACTCAATGGAAAGCCTATTCAGCTTAAAAATCCTAAAAACAATCCTTATTTCAAACTTAACACGAGCGATATGAGGTATGAAGGACATGCCGGATGTAATGGTATCGGAGGAACCTTTGAAATAAAGCAGGACATTATGCGTATAAAATTCAACCAGGGAATGTCTACAATGATGGCTTGTGAGGATCTGGAAACTGAACAATTATTTTCAAAAGCTCTGTTAGCCGCAGATAATTATTCTGTGAACGGTAATACCCTTACTCTTAACAAGGCAAGAATGGCTCCTTTGGCGAAGTTTGTTCTTAGCAATTAA